ATACTTCCAATGGCCGTTTCATCAACATAATACTTGAAATAATAAACCGTTGCACCGTCACGAATGGAATTAAATACGAGTGAGGCTACACCTGCACCGAGCAAAATCCACCATGGTCGATTATGTAACAGATCGCGAAGATCCGTTTTTAGTGAAGTCTTTTCTTGTTTAACAGGTCTCACACGCTCTTTTGTAAGAGCGAAGCAACCTAAGAAAAGGATTACGCATACAATGGCAATAACCAATACTGCCATTAGCCAACCAAATTGCGAAGCCGTTAGCCAACCATGCATGGGGCCATTGTCATCAGCTCCACCAAAAGCATTTACCAATGGCATGAAAAGTAATAAGGCTACAAATGAACCCAAATAGGCGAATGTCATGCGATAGGTGGCCAAGGTATTACGGTCTGCTGGGGCGGGACTCATTACTCCCAACAACGAAGCATAGGGTACATTGATAGCAGAATACACCATCATCATCAGCCCATAGGTAATGAAAGCATATACGATTTTCCCTGTTTCTCCAAATGGAGGAGTTAAAAACGTCAATATACCTATAAGGCCGAAAGGCACTGCCAAATAGAGAAGATACGGTCGGAAACGTCCCCAACGTGATGATGTGCGGTCTGCCACTGCACCAACAATAGGGTCAAAAAAGGAATCCCATACGCGAGTGACGGCAAACATCGTTCCAACAATAGCAGCAGAAATGCCAAACACATCGGTATAGAATATCATGAGATAGGCTCCGAAAAGCTTCCAGAACATTGATGATGACATATCACCTAAGCCATAACCTATCTTTTCACTAAGCCCAATTTTCATAGTGCGCGGTTTTTTGCTATGAGTTTCTTGATGGTTTCAACACTGGCAGATGTCGTAAGCCCATCTTGTGGAGTATGCAGACAGTAGTCAACTAATCGATCCACTGTTGAAGTTGCTACATGCATACGTGTATCTGATGATGCGTAATAGATAAATACACGACCGTCTTCATCGGCAATCCACCCATTAGAGAAAACAACGTTCATCACGTCACCTATATATTCACCACCTTCCGGTACCAAAAGGTAACCACCCGGCTGAGCAATCATCCGTGTGGGATTATCTAATGCAGTCATATACATATAAAGAACGTAACGCAGACCACTTGCACAAGCCCGCACACCGTGTGCAAGATGCAGCCAGCCATGCGGAGTTTTAATAGGATGTGGACCTTCGCCGTTCTTCAATTCCATAATCGTATGGTAATGACGCGGGTTAATAATGGTTTCTTCGTGCACTTCTGCATGAGTAATATCATCCACTAAAGCCCAACCTATTCCTCCTCCAGAGCCAGTGTCTATAAAACCATCCTGTGGGCGAGTGTAGAAAGCATACTTGCCATCTACGAACTCTGGGTGAAGAACGACATTGCGTTGTTGACTTGAAGCTTTGAGATCGGGTAAGCGTTCCCATGTTTTCAAATCTTTGGTACGTGCTATGCCTGCCGTTGCGGTAGCAGCAGAAAGGTCACCAGGCATATTGTCATCGTGTCTTTCTGCACAAAAAACTCCATATATATAACCATCTTCATGACGAGTCAGGCGCATGTCATAGATGTTCGTAGCTGGTTTTTCTGTATCAGGCATAGTTATCGGTTCATCCCAAAAGCGGAAATTATCTATACCGTTAGGACTTTCGGCTACAGCGAAGAAGCTTTTTCGGTCAGCTCCCTCCACTCTAACTACCAACAAATACTTATCCTCCCATTTTATTGCACCTGCATTGAGTGTAGCATTCATCATGATTCGCTGCATCAAGAATGGATTAGTGTGTTCATCCATATCGTAGCGCCACTCTAAAGGTGTATGTTCTGCTGTCAGTATGGGATTAGTATAACGTTCATAAATACCATTACCGTTTTCTGCTACGTGGTTTGGTTTTGTGAGCAATGCTTCGTGACGAAGACGAAGTGCATTAAGTTTGGAACTGAATGTTGACATATCTATATACTTTTTATTTCTTATTATGTTTCTTTCCAACCACAGAATATGGCTTTCTTCGCATGTCACTTAACTTACTGCGAAATATAAAAGCCCCTTTTTTATATATGTTTCTAAAGTCATCTGCACATGCTTTCTCTGGTGCAGGGCCAAAGTTTTCTTCTGTATTATCCCATGCATTGCGCCACAGTAGCACATAAATAGGAGCATATCCCTTTATTCCTGGAAGCAATGTGGAACTATACCATTTCGCATCAGGTGTATTTCGGTAGCCAGCTTCTGTAAGCGCGTATAGTTTATGATGCTTTTGGGCATAGGCAGACATAATGCACATTTCATTTTGACACTGAGTTATGAAATCTTTCCCGGTACCATATTGATACAAGTCTATACCGAGTATATCTACATAGTCATCTCCCGGATAGAAACGGAAGTATTGTTCTGGTGTGTCATCAGCTTGAGCATTGGGAGAATAACTCCAAACAAGATTATGTAAGCCAGCATGCTTCATTGCTTCAAATGTAAGATGAAACAATGCGACATACTGTGTAGGCGTACACTGCTTGCTTCCCCACCAGAACCAAGCCCCACCCATTTCATGCCATGGCCGGAAAATCACAGGCACAATATTCCCTTTCTGGTCTTTAAGTGAAGCAAAGAATTCGGCTAATCGCTTGTGCCAGAGTTGCAATTTAGCGGTTTCTTTGCCTCCGGGAAGAACTTCGGTAACAGCATTCCCTTCTGTATGCCATGCATCTTTACCGGTAACAGGATTGTAGGGATGCCAACTGATGGTTACAATGCCACCTTTCTGATAATGATCTATAATCTGCTGCCGCATTTTATCAAAAGGAACACCATCAAGATTCTTTTCATTGCCAAGTTCAAGACCACCTAATTCACAACCTAAAACGGCAGGATAATCCCCACAAACATCATTCACATCGCTTCTTCCATACTCCCATTTCCATGTCGTACCATAGAAAAAAGCATCCTGATGACCAAACATCACACCTCGTTTCTGCAGTACATGAAGGCGTTCAATAAGCTTTTGTGCAGGCGTTTGCTGCACCTTCCGATTTGCATTTGCATATATTGTCAGT
The nucleotide sequence above comes from Segatella oris. Encoded proteins:
- a CDS encoding glycoside hydrolase family 26 protein, with amino-acid sequence MRKILFVMAIVILTIYANANRKVQQTPAQKLIERLHVLQKRGVMFGHQDAFFYGTTWKWEYGRSDVNDVCGDYPAVLGCELGGLELGNEKNLDGVPFDKMRQQIIDHYQKGGIVTISWHPYNPVTGKDAWHTEGNAVTEVLPGGKETAKLQLWHKRLAEFFASLKDQKGNIVPVIFRPWHEMGGAWFWWGSKQCTPTQYVALFHLTFEAMKHAGLHNLVWSYSPNAQADDTPEQYFRFYPGDDYVDILGIDLYQYGTGKDFITQCQNEMCIMSAYAQKHHKLYALTEAGYRNTPDAKWYSSTLLPGIKGYAPIYVLLWRNAWDNTEENFGPAPEKACADDFRNIYKKGAFIFRSKLSDMRRKPYSVVGKKHNKK
- a CDS encoding MFS transporter, with amino-acid sequence MKIGLSEKIGYGLGDMSSSMFWKLFGAYLMIFYTDVFGISAAIVGTMFAVTRVWDSFFDPIVGAVADRTSSRWGRFRPYLLYLAVPFGLIGILTFLTPPFGETGKIVYAFITYGLMMMVYSAINVPYASLLGVMSPAPADRNTLATYRMTFAYLGSFVALLLFMPLVNAFGGADDNGPMHGWLTASQFGWLMAVLVIAIVCVILFLGCFALTKERVRPVKQEKTSLKTDLRDLLHNRPWWILLGAGVASLVFNSIRDGATVYYFKYYVDETAIGSIFFLGLPFVLSGLYLAVGQAANIVGVILAAPISNRIGKRRTFMAAMAVASVLSIIFFWLDKEQLLLIFVLQALISICAGSIFPLLWSMYADCADYSELQTGNRATGLIFSSSSMSQKFGWAFGTAITGWMLAQFGFQANAVQSAETIQGIKMFLSILPAIGALLSLAFIYFYPLSEQRMKQITHELEEKRADTASTKVQ
- a CDS encoding glycosidase — encoded protein: MSTFSSKLNALRLRHEALLTKPNHVAENGNGIYERYTNPILTAEHTPLEWRYDMDEHTNPFLMQRIMMNATLNAGAIKWEDKYLLVVRVEGADRKSFFAVAESPNGIDNFRFWDEPITMPDTEKPATNIYDMRLTRHEDGYIYGVFCAERHDDNMPGDLSAATATAGIARTKDLKTWERLPDLKASSQQRNVVLHPEFVDGKYAFYTRPQDGFIDTGSGGGIGWALVDDITHAEVHEETIINPRHYHTIMELKNGEGPHPIKTPHGWLHLAHGVRACASGLRYVLYMYMTALDNPTRMIAQPGGYLLVPEGGEYIGDVMNVVFSNGWIADEDGRVFIYYASSDTRMHVATSTVDRLVDYCLHTPQDGLTTSASVETIKKLIAKNRAL